In Polyangiaceae bacterium, a genomic segment contains:
- a CDS encoding pyridoxal phosphate-dependent aminotransferase: protein MARGVAARLDRVPASATLAMNARVEELRAAGKPILDFGVGEADFEPPAAVLEAARDALHHANHYAPVAGTDELRSVIAQTSERDRGFAAKASQVVVSFGAKQALFNSLMMLLDPGDEVLVPAPYWVSHPAQVELLGGVPRVIHARKEDGWKIRPEALERSISPRSKALILCSPANPTGATYSSEELSDLAGVLKAHDLYVLSAEGYHAFTYSKPHASIVNAAPELAERTLIIDGISKTYGLAGWRVGWTIAPKRLARSLEKIQSQSTSGVSVVAQAVAACALSGSQSVVEAARSAYEATRKVLASGLDAIDGISCSVPEGGIYVLPEISGLYGIQHQGRELASARDVALWLLDTAHVVCIDGDAFGAPNHVRFTQTTDSARIQRALEAIRAAVAGARRDP, encoded by the coding sequence CTCGACCGGGTTCCCGCGTCGGCCACTCTGGCGATGAACGCGCGGGTGGAGGAGCTGCGCGCGGCGGGAAAGCCGATCCTCGACTTTGGCGTAGGCGAGGCGGATTTCGAGCCCCCAGCCGCAGTGCTCGAGGCCGCGCGCGATGCGCTGCATCACGCGAATCACTACGCGCCGGTGGCGGGCACGGACGAGCTTCGAAGCGTCATAGCGCAGACATCCGAGCGTGACCGGGGGTTCGCGGCGAAGGCGTCTCAGGTGGTGGTTTCGTTCGGCGCGAAACAGGCGCTCTTCAATAGCCTGATGATGCTGCTGGATCCGGGAGACGAGGTGCTCGTTCCGGCGCCCTACTGGGTGAGTCACCCAGCACAGGTGGAGCTGCTGGGTGGTGTTCCGCGCGTCATTCATGCCCGGAAGGAAGACGGCTGGAAGATCCGCCCGGAAGCGCTCGAGCGGTCGATCTCCCCACGCTCGAAGGCGTTGATCTTGTGTTCCCCGGCCAACCCTACCGGTGCGACCTACTCGTCGGAAGAACTCAGCGACTTGGCGGGGGTGCTGAAGGCGCATGACCTCTACGTGCTTTCGGCTGAGGGGTACCACGCCTTCACCTACTCCAAGCCCCACGCTTCGATTGTGAACGCGGCACCAGAGCTTGCGGAGCGCACGTTGATCATCGATGGCATCAGCAAGACCTACGGGTTGGCGGGCTGGCGGGTGGGGTGGACCATCGCGCCGAAGCGCTTGGCGCGTTCGCTCGAGAAGATACAGAGCCAATCCACTTCCGGTGTGAGCGTGGTGGCGCAGGCTGTCGCCGCCTGCGCGCTATCGGGCTCTCAAAGCGTCGTGGAGGCCGCACGGTCCGCATACGAGGCAACCCGGAAAGTGCTGGCGTCCGGTCTGGACGCTATCGATGGGATCAGCTGCTCTGTTCCCGAGGGCGGGATCTACGTCCTACCGGAGATCAGTGGGCTCTACGGTATTCAGCACCAAGGGCGCGAACTTGCCTCGGCGCGAGACGTTGCCTTGTGGTTGCTCGACACCGCCCACGTCGTGTGTATCGACGGCGACGCCTTCGGCGCGCCCAATCACGTGCGCTTCACCCAGACAACTGATTCCGCGAGG